A region from the Bactrocera dorsalis isolate Fly_Bdor chromosome 1, ASM2337382v1, whole genome shotgun sequence genome encodes:
- the LOC105228769 gene encoding UHRF1-binding protein 1-like isoform X3, with product MVSLIKNQLLKHLSIYTKNLSSDKINLSTFRGEGDLVNLQLDEAVLTELLELPSWLRLTSAWCNHVSFRISWTKLKSVPITLTLDEVNISVETCDPSTRNQEANSSGGVAGGGGGGGAAAGGGATAQPTLPQAPQGKYSYIHKVVDGITIIVNTVNVKFLSAAFTASVQMSRIRVESKTPKWAHADLRFTRLKDPTRGIILIFKELSWQTVRIEASSTQDKSLTPLRLLTNQARCRLTLRKRLSDCTLLASRLVLILDDLLWVLTDSQLKAALHFVDSLSGLIKAATHATQKKNAARKLQTLPEYQAQIAQQQNRQFDTAHTSSAQKMFNAFDVRETSYHFFSQRIDLHLCDDEGDGRSSFPELDKGGALQISVQAFQIDYYPYHLAKSDRAHWAKYREASVSPALWLKESLNTFREAVLNLSQPNRPSTHAPLERTAPTSPVALNVNALQALSAAHASTVGGTPPTSSGANTPHRPGSSGGGSGGNASAFANQLTQAQQQKATLDNLAKLMSACVVLRIEDFTLYRVTTSGRKQMPKEFVSAQNKRKSRSGDKERYSFPADMSLVHAEFTYFYYPGDFIFPLPPSKVFVHINPLQVHFDLSSILWLNSFALNLHESLLRTSVGTASGASSATRGSISSNASQRAAGTGGSQGSRVGSEAAISQAEQEPNLMYMDVKIEAIMPRVVIESTVDVPNQKDRPKIMQIQISRFAITNIREMGSSRADLAQALHSLQEGSLVFGTEFPAVNGDMCIVTDRILSHVAAADVGAPVPSQNPLQTQVQTQTTTSSQIPKSASVQNLSRYAMWSEPRDVWCIKLDPVWVDFLGARSLGPNKSIPFIDAVPVTLWLHSGAGAMHKSPAASVNSNSCASFSMKGSSVETNINCMDFANGDSKNLPRNPFLSDEDVRMGDWKPQRSFNGGSSGADATAAGKVNDKVPKNSERTADMHAIAHISNLVSVQIDHYQYLFLLRLAEEMTEMAMFLSMDAERILQKQNTKKSMIFGCVIPQIEVTLVMPSPTPGKESSGGDAESVLPDSASLGDDLHMNSTNTIWPTPPLEQVKSNIYGSVETPSPVTNEPLFDGVMHTSNPNTHGYNVQIQSTPTVASSTPSQGSRPDTGVYSQSISASTKSVRSARTSNAGDATSITKEINSSLMSMKKGFSSFMTSIDSAIKSGTPNDDTSDTFSIQSDISSDSENFAIVMGDDKTMDCIDVMFRLNPFTNDTNLKASPVEVASEVLEEPGYNKTNLSSPSEPSEASTWRRRDLVSMATFRLTTVELIRQNEGNSSSLRLQVAAVSCDECGAIPWDELQTKFGARCKAWNLAPYNPELPPCIRVRLEETLNLPQGNVSVTDKKSLQSWISHHAEVRVKDVNLDLSISTVIGLGDLAEDEIITNPLPVTIHVENVKLNLIEDRPPVNITSPGPVPIRLAIGRMRIHRDKNGIVNIQPIETGLNEAATINYPLTAAALTPRDRERDREILSMQLVMQQLKMDNENLRKQLVNAKENADTYRQKCKQENDVLRSYLKAAQDDITILLEEKKALLDTIRSLQLNLNSRNISDARIKGSTDIIEYK from the exons ATGGTGTCGCTGATTAAGAATCAACTCTTGAAGCACCTTTCGAT ttacaCGAAGAATTTGTCATCGGACAAAATTAATTTGAGTACATTTCGCGGCGAGGGGGATCTGGTGAATTTGCAGCTGGACGAAGCGGTGCTCACTGAACTGTTAGAGTTGCCTTCATGGCTGCGGCTCACTTCGGCCTGGTGCAATCATGTGTCCTTTCGCATTAGCTGGACAAAACTGAAAAGTGTGCCAATAACCTTG ACACTGGACGAGGTGAATATCAGCGTTGAAACCTGTGATCCGAGCACTAGAAATCAGGAAGCCAATTCATCCGGAGGCGTCGCGGGTGGAGGTGGAGGAGGTGGTGCTGCTGCTGGTGGCGGGGCAACAGCACAGCCGACACTGCCACAGGCGCCGCAAGGCAAATACAGTTACATACACAAAGTGGTGGATGGCATTACAATCATTGTGAATACGGTGAATGTGAAATTCCTGAGCGCAGCGTTCACCGCCTCCGTGCAG ATGTCTCGCATTCGCGTTgaatcaaaaacaccaaaatggGCTCATGCCGATCTGCGTTTCACCCGGCTTAAAGATCCGACTAGAGGCATCATACTCATCTTCAAAGAACTCTCTTGGCAAACGGTGCGCATCGAAGCCAGTTCAACGCAAGACAAATCGCTCACTCCTCTCCGTTTGCTCACGAATCAAGCGCGCTGTCGCCTTACACTACGAAAACGGCTTTCCGATTGTACATTATTAGCCTCACGACTGGTGCTCATACTGGACGATCTACTATGGGTGCTCACCGATTCGCAGCTGAAAGCGGCCTTACATTTTGTCGATTCCTTATCGGGTCTCATCAAAGCGGCGACACATGCAACACAGAAAAAGAATGCAGCTAGAAAATTACAG ACTCTCCCTGAGTATCAGGCACAGATAGCGCAGCAACAAAATCGCCAATTTGACACGGCGCACACATCATCAGCGCAAAAAATGTTCAACGCTTTCGATGTGCGCGAGACTTCCTATCACTTTTTCAGTCAACGCATCGATTTGCATTTGTGCGACGATGAAGGCG ATGGCCGCTCCAGCTTTCCCGAATTGGATAAAGGTGGCGCTCTACAAATATCGGTGCAAGCATTCCAAATAGACTATTATCCTTATCATCTGGCCAAATCAGATCGTGCGCACTGGGCGAA ATATCGCGAAGCATCCGTATCACCAGCGTTGTGGCTTAAAGAATCCCTTAATACATTCCGTGAAGCTGTGCTTAATCTAAGTCAACCGAATCGCCCATCAACACATGCGCCACTCGAACGCACTGCACCAACATCGCCCGTCGCACTCAATGTGAATGCGCTACAAGCGTTAAGCGCAGCGCATGCGTCCACAGTTGGTGGCACACCACCTACCAGCTCTGGCGCGAATACGCCACATCGTCCCGGCAGCAGCGGTGGCGGTTCGGGTGGTAATGCTTCAGCGTTCGCCAATCAACTCACACAAGCGCAACAGCAAAAGGCAACACTGGACAATTTGGCGAAATTGATGAGCGCCTGTGTTGTGTTGCGCATAGAGGATTTCACATTGTATCGCGTTACCACCTCTGGTAGAAAGCAGATGCCCAAGGAGTTTGTGTCgg CACAAAATAAGCGGAAATCACGTTCAG GTGATAAAGAGCGCTATTCGTTTCCCGCTGACATGTCCCTCGTACATGCTGAGTTTACTTACTTTTATTACCCCGGTGATTTTATATTTCCTT TGCCGCCGTCCAAAGTATTCGTTCATATTAATCCCCTACAAGTGCACTTCGATCTAAGTTCCATACTTTGGCTGAATTCGTTTGCATTGAATTTACATGAGAGCTTATTACGCACCAGTGTCGGCACAGCGAGCGGTGCTTCCTCCGCCACACGCGGTTCCATCTCATCGAATGCCTCACAACGTGCAGCTGGTACCGGGGGTTCACAAGGCTCACGCGTCGGTTCCGAGGCGGCCATTTCGCAAGCCGAACAGGAGCCCAATCTCATGTATATGGATGTGAAGATTGAGGCGATTATGCCACGCGTAGTCATTGAATCGACTGTGGATGTGCCCAATCAGAAGGATCGtcctaaaattatgcaaatacaaatttcaCGCTTTGCCATAACCAATATACGTGAGATGGGTTCATCACGTGCCGATTTGGCGCAGGCTTTGCACTCACTGCAGGAGGGTTCACTGGTATTCGGCACGGAATTCCCAGCGGTCAACGGTGACATGTGCATTGTTACCGATCGCATACTATCACATGTAGCGGCCGCAGATGTGGGCGCACCCGTGCCGTCACAAAACCCCTTGCAGACGCAGgtacaaacacaaacaacaacgtcTTCGCAAATACCGAAATCCGCCTCGGTACAGAATTTGTCACGTTATGCCATGTGGTCGGAACCGCGTGATGTGTGGTGTATCAAACTTGATCCAGTGTGGGTGGATTTTTTGGGTGCACGCTCTTTGGGTCCCAACAAATCGATACCATTCATCGATGCTGTGCCGGTGACTTTGTGGCTGCATTCTGGTGCTGGTGCTATGCACAAATCGCCGGCTGCCAGCGTCAACAGCAATTCGTGCGCTTCGTTCAGCATGAAGGGCTCTTCCGTCGAAACGAATATAAATTGCATGGATTTTGCCAATGGGGATAGTAAGAATCTGCCACGTAATCCCTTCCTTAGTGACGAGGATGTACGTATGGGCGATTGGAAGCCACAACGTTCCTTTAATGGTGGCAGCTCTGGCGCAGATGCAACGGCTGCTGGTAAAGTTAATGATAAGGTCCCGAAAAATAGCGAACGTACCGCCGATATGCATGCCATTGCGCACATTTCCAATTTGGTGAGTGTGCAAATCGATCACTATCAATACTTGTTCCTATTGCGTTTGGCTGAGGAGATGACGGAGATGGCCATGTTCCTATCAATGGACGCTGAGCGTATTTTACAAAAG CAAAATACCAAGAAATCGATGATTTTCGGTTGTGTTATACCGCAAATTGAAGTGACACTCGTGATGCCATCGCCAACACCTGGTAAGGAATCGAGTGGTGGTGATGCTGAAAGTGTCTTACCCGATTCAGCTAGTTTGGGTGATGATTTACACATGAATA GTACAAACACTATATGGCCTACACCGCCGTTAGAGCAAGTGAAGAGTAATATATATGGTAGTGTGGAGACACCCTCGCCGGTCACTAATGAACCGCTCTTTGACGGGGTAATGCACACTTCAAATCCAAATACGCATGG TTATAATGTGCAAATCCAAAGTACACCCACTGTAGCGTCCTCTACACCCAGTCAGGGTTCACGCCCCGACACTGGTGTTTACTCGCAGTCCATTTCAGCATCGACGAAGAGCGTGCGCTCAGCACGAACTTCAAATGCGGGCGACGCGACCAGCATAACGAAAGAAATCAATTcta GTCTGATGTCTATGAAAAAAGGCTTCTCCAGTTTTATGACGTCCATCGATTCAGCCATCAAATCTGGTACACCAAATGATGACACCAGTGACACATTCTCCATACAAAGTGATATTAGTTCCGATTCGGAAAATTTCGCCATAGTTATGGGCGACGATAAAACCATGGATTGCATTGATGTAATGTTTAG attaAATCCCTTCACCAATGACACCAACTTGAAAGCATCACCCGTCGAAGTAGCCAGCGAAGTGCTAGAGGAACCTGGTTACAACAAGACTAACTTATCATCACCGTCAGAGCCGTCCGAGGCAAGCACGTGGCGGCGACGCGATTTGGTATCAATGGCGACTTTTAG ATTAACAACAGTTGAATTGATACGTCAAAATGAGGGTAATTCCTCTTCACTGCGCCTGCAGGTGGCCGCTGTATCGTGCGATGAATGTGGCGCCATTCCTTGGGATGAATTGCAG ACTAAGTTTGGCGCACGTTGTAAAGCTTGGAACTTGGCGCCCTACAATCCAGAGTTGCCACCTTGCATACGTGTGCGCTTGGAGGAGACATTAAACCTGCCGCAGGGCAATGTAAGCGTCACGGATAAAAAATCTTTGCAGAG TTGGATTTCCCATCATGCTGAAGTGCGCGTCAAGGATGTTAACTTGGATTTGTCCATAAGCACCGTGATTGGTTTGGGTGATTTGGCAGAGGATGAAATCATCACTAACCCTTTGCCTGTTACG ATCCATGTGGAAAATGTTAAGCTTAATTTAATCGAAGATCGTCCGCCCGTTAATATTACCTCACCGGGTCCAGTGCCAATACGTCTGGCAATCGGACGCATGCGCATACATCGTGATAAAAATGGCATTGTCAATATACAACCAATAG AAACTGGTCTAAATGAGGCAGCTACTATAAACTACCCACTAACAGCTGCCGCACTAACACCACGCGATCGCGAACGAGATCGCGAAATACTCTCCATGCAGCTGGTCATGCAGCAGCTCAAAATGGATAATGAAAATTTGCGTAAGCAACTTGTAAATGCGAAAGAAAATGCCGATACGTACAG ACAAAAGTGCAAACAGGAGAACGACGTGCTGCGCTCGTATCTGAAAGCGGCACAAGACGATATAACCATATTATTAGAGGAGAAAAAGGCTTTACTCGACACGATACGTTCGCTGCAG TTAAATCTGAATTCTCGCAACATTTCCGATGCAAGGATCAAAG GTTCAACTGACATCATCgaatataaatag
- the LOC105228769 gene encoding UHRF1-binding protein 1-like isoform X2, protein MVSLIKNQLLKHLSIYTKNLSSDKINLSTFRGEGDLVNLQLDEAVLTELLELPSWLRLTSAWCNHVSFRISWTKLKSVPITLTLDEVNISVETCDPSTRNQEANSSGGVAGGGGGGGAAAGGGATAQPTLPQAPQGKYSYIHKVVDGITIIVNTVNVKFLSAAFTASVQMSRIRVESKTPKWAHADLRFTRLKDPTRGIILIFKELSWQTVRIEASSTQDKSLTPLRLLTNQARCRLTLRKRLSDCTLLASRLVLILDDLLWVLTDSQLKAALHFVDSLSGLIKAATHATQKKNAARKLQTLPEYQAQIAQQQNRQFDTAHTSSAQKMFNAFDVRETSYHFFSQRIDLHLCDDEGDGRSSFPELDKGGALQISVQAFQIDYYPYHLAKSDRAHWAKYREASVSPALWLKESLNTFREAVLNLSQPNRPSTHAPLERTAPTSPVALNVNALQALSAAHASTVGGTPPTSSGANTPHRPGSSGGGSGGNASAFANQLTQAQQQKATLDNLAKLMSACVVLRIEDFTLYRVTTSGRKQMPKEFVSAQNKRKSRSGDKERYSFPADMSLVHAEFTYFYYPGDFIFPLPPSKVFVHINPLQVHFDLSSILWLNSFALNLHESLLRTSVGTASGASSATRGSISSNASQRAAGTGGSQGSRVGSEAAISQAEQEPNLMYMDVKIEAIMPRVVIESTVDVPNQKDRPKIMQIQISRFAITNIREMGSSRADLAQALHSLQEGSLVFGTEFPAVNGDMCIVTDRILSHVAAADVGAPVPSQNPLQTQVQTQTTTSSQIPKSASVQNLSRYAMWSEPRDVWCIKLDPVWVDFLGARSLGPNKSIPFIDAVPVTLWLHSGAGAMHKSPAASVNSNSCASFSMKGSSVETNINCMDFANGDSKNLPRNPFLSDEDVRMGDWKPQRSFNGGSSGADATAAGKVNDKVPKNSERTADMHAIAHISNLVSVQIDHYQYLFLLRLAEEMTEMAMFLSMDAERILQKQNTKKSMIFGCVIPQIEVTLVMPSPTPGKESSGGDAESVLPDSASLGDDLHMNSTNTIWPTPPLEQVKSNIYGSVETPSPVTNEPLFDGVMHTSNPNTHGYNVQIQSTPTVASSTPSQGSRPDTGVYSQSISASTKSVRSARTSNAGDATSITKEINSSLMSMKKGFSSFMTSIDSAIKSGTPNDDTSDTFSIQSDISSDSENFAIVMGDDKTMDCIDVMFRLNPFTNDTNLKASPVEVASEVLEEPGYNKTNLSSPSEPSEASTWRRRDLVSMATFRLTTVELIRQNEGNSSSLRLQVAAVSCDECGAIPWDELQKAQQANKTKFGARCKAWNLAPYNPELPPCIRVRLEETLNLPQGNVSVTDKKSLQSWISHHAEVRVKDVNLDLSISTVIGLGDLAEDEIITNPLPVTIHVENVKLNLIEDRPPVNITSPGPVPIRLAIGRMRIHRDKNGIVNIQPIETGLNEAATINYPLTAAALTPRDRERDREILSMQLVMQQLKMDNENLRKQLVNAKENADTYRQKCKQENDVLRSYLKAAQDDITILLEEKKALLDTIRSLQVQLTSSNINRKSDGNR, encoded by the exons ATGGTGTCGCTGATTAAGAATCAACTCTTGAAGCACCTTTCGAT ttacaCGAAGAATTTGTCATCGGACAAAATTAATTTGAGTACATTTCGCGGCGAGGGGGATCTGGTGAATTTGCAGCTGGACGAAGCGGTGCTCACTGAACTGTTAGAGTTGCCTTCATGGCTGCGGCTCACTTCGGCCTGGTGCAATCATGTGTCCTTTCGCATTAGCTGGACAAAACTGAAAAGTGTGCCAATAACCTTG ACACTGGACGAGGTGAATATCAGCGTTGAAACCTGTGATCCGAGCACTAGAAATCAGGAAGCCAATTCATCCGGAGGCGTCGCGGGTGGAGGTGGAGGAGGTGGTGCTGCTGCTGGTGGCGGGGCAACAGCACAGCCGACACTGCCACAGGCGCCGCAAGGCAAATACAGTTACATACACAAAGTGGTGGATGGCATTACAATCATTGTGAATACGGTGAATGTGAAATTCCTGAGCGCAGCGTTCACCGCCTCCGTGCAG ATGTCTCGCATTCGCGTTgaatcaaaaacaccaaaatggGCTCATGCCGATCTGCGTTTCACCCGGCTTAAAGATCCGACTAGAGGCATCATACTCATCTTCAAAGAACTCTCTTGGCAAACGGTGCGCATCGAAGCCAGTTCAACGCAAGACAAATCGCTCACTCCTCTCCGTTTGCTCACGAATCAAGCGCGCTGTCGCCTTACACTACGAAAACGGCTTTCCGATTGTACATTATTAGCCTCACGACTGGTGCTCATACTGGACGATCTACTATGGGTGCTCACCGATTCGCAGCTGAAAGCGGCCTTACATTTTGTCGATTCCTTATCGGGTCTCATCAAAGCGGCGACACATGCAACACAGAAAAAGAATGCAGCTAGAAAATTACAG ACTCTCCCTGAGTATCAGGCACAGATAGCGCAGCAACAAAATCGCCAATTTGACACGGCGCACACATCATCAGCGCAAAAAATGTTCAACGCTTTCGATGTGCGCGAGACTTCCTATCACTTTTTCAGTCAACGCATCGATTTGCATTTGTGCGACGATGAAGGCG ATGGCCGCTCCAGCTTTCCCGAATTGGATAAAGGTGGCGCTCTACAAATATCGGTGCAAGCATTCCAAATAGACTATTATCCTTATCATCTGGCCAAATCAGATCGTGCGCACTGGGCGAA ATATCGCGAAGCATCCGTATCACCAGCGTTGTGGCTTAAAGAATCCCTTAATACATTCCGTGAAGCTGTGCTTAATCTAAGTCAACCGAATCGCCCATCAACACATGCGCCACTCGAACGCACTGCACCAACATCGCCCGTCGCACTCAATGTGAATGCGCTACAAGCGTTAAGCGCAGCGCATGCGTCCACAGTTGGTGGCACACCACCTACCAGCTCTGGCGCGAATACGCCACATCGTCCCGGCAGCAGCGGTGGCGGTTCGGGTGGTAATGCTTCAGCGTTCGCCAATCAACTCACACAAGCGCAACAGCAAAAGGCAACACTGGACAATTTGGCGAAATTGATGAGCGCCTGTGTTGTGTTGCGCATAGAGGATTTCACATTGTATCGCGTTACCACCTCTGGTAGAAAGCAGATGCCCAAGGAGTTTGTGTCgg CACAAAATAAGCGGAAATCACGTTCAG GTGATAAAGAGCGCTATTCGTTTCCCGCTGACATGTCCCTCGTACATGCTGAGTTTACTTACTTTTATTACCCCGGTGATTTTATATTTCCTT TGCCGCCGTCCAAAGTATTCGTTCATATTAATCCCCTACAAGTGCACTTCGATCTAAGTTCCATACTTTGGCTGAATTCGTTTGCATTGAATTTACATGAGAGCTTATTACGCACCAGTGTCGGCACAGCGAGCGGTGCTTCCTCCGCCACACGCGGTTCCATCTCATCGAATGCCTCACAACGTGCAGCTGGTACCGGGGGTTCACAAGGCTCACGCGTCGGTTCCGAGGCGGCCATTTCGCAAGCCGAACAGGAGCCCAATCTCATGTATATGGATGTGAAGATTGAGGCGATTATGCCACGCGTAGTCATTGAATCGACTGTGGATGTGCCCAATCAGAAGGATCGtcctaaaattatgcaaatacaaatttcaCGCTTTGCCATAACCAATATACGTGAGATGGGTTCATCACGTGCCGATTTGGCGCAGGCTTTGCACTCACTGCAGGAGGGTTCACTGGTATTCGGCACGGAATTCCCAGCGGTCAACGGTGACATGTGCATTGTTACCGATCGCATACTATCACATGTAGCGGCCGCAGATGTGGGCGCACCCGTGCCGTCACAAAACCCCTTGCAGACGCAGgtacaaacacaaacaacaacgtcTTCGCAAATACCGAAATCCGCCTCGGTACAGAATTTGTCACGTTATGCCATGTGGTCGGAACCGCGTGATGTGTGGTGTATCAAACTTGATCCAGTGTGGGTGGATTTTTTGGGTGCACGCTCTTTGGGTCCCAACAAATCGATACCATTCATCGATGCTGTGCCGGTGACTTTGTGGCTGCATTCTGGTGCTGGTGCTATGCACAAATCGCCGGCTGCCAGCGTCAACAGCAATTCGTGCGCTTCGTTCAGCATGAAGGGCTCTTCCGTCGAAACGAATATAAATTGCATGGATTTTGCCAATGGGGATAGTAAGAATCTGCCACGTAATCCCTTCCTTAGTGACGAGGATGTACGTATGGGCGATTGGAAGCCACAACGTTCCTTTAATGGTGGCAGCTCTGGCGCAGATGCAACGGCTGCTGGTAAAGTTAATGATAAGGTCCCGAAAAATAGCGAACGTACCGCCGATATGCATGCCATTGCGCACATTTCCAATTTGGTGAGTGTGCAAATCGATCACTATCAATACTTGTTCCTATTGCGTTTGGCTGAGGAGATGACGGAGATGGCCATGTTCCTATCAATGGACGCTGAGCGTATTTTACAAAAG CAAAATACCAAGAAATCGATGATTTTCGGTTGTGTTATACCGCAAATTGAAGTGACACTCGTGATGCCATCGCCAACACCTGGTAAGGAATCGAGTGGTGGTGATGCTGAAAGTGTCTTACCCGATTCAGCTAGTTTGGGTGATGATTTACACATGAATA GTACAAACACTATATGGCCTACACCGCCGTTAGAGCAAGTGAAGAGTAATATATATGGTAGTGTGGAGACACCCTCGCCGGTCACTAATGAACCGCTCTTTGACGGGGTAATGCACACTTCAAATCCAAATACGCATGG TTATAATGTGCAAATCCAAAGTACACCCACTGTAGCGTCCTCTACACCCAGTCAGGGTTCACGCCCCGACACTGGTGTTTACTCGCAGTCCATTTCAGCATCGACGAAGAGCGTGCGCTCAGCACGAACTTCAAATGCGGGCGACGCGACCAGCATAACGAAAGAAATCAATTcta GTCTGATGTCTATGAAAAAAGGCTTCTCCAGTTTTATGACGTCCATCGATTCAGCCATCAAATCTGGTACACCAAATGATGACACCAGTGACACATTCTCCATACAAAGTGATATTAGTTCCGATTCGGAAAATTTCGCCATAGTTATGGGCGACGATAAAACCATGGATTGCATTGATGTAATGTTTAG attaAATCCCTTCACCAATGACACCAACTTGAAAGCATCACCCGTCGAAGTAGCCAGCGAAGTGCTAGAGGAACCTGGTTACAACAAGACTAACTTATCATCACCGTCAGAGCCGTCCGAGGCAAGCACGTGGCGGCGACGCGATTTGGTATCAATGGCGACTTTTAG ATTAACAACAGTTGAATTGATACGTCAAAATGAGGGTAATTCCTCTTCACTGCGCCTGCAGGTGGCCGCTGTATCGTGCGATGAATGTGGCGCCATTCCTTGGGATGAATTGCAG aaagcTCAACAAGCAAATAAG ACTAAGTTTGGCGCACGTTGTAAAGCTTGGAACTTGGCGCCCTACAATCCAGAGTTGCCACCTTGCATACGTGTGCGCTTGGAGGAGACATTAAACCTGCCGCAGGGCAATGTAAGCGTCACGGATAAAAAATCTTTGCAGAG TTGGATTTCCCATCATGCTGAAGTGCGCGTCAAGGATGTTAACTTGGATTTGTCCATAAGCACCGTGATTGGTTTGGGTGATTTGGCAGAGGATGAAATCATCACTAACCCTTTGCCTGTTACG ATCCATGTGGAAAATGTTAAGCTTAATTTAATCGAAGATCGTCCGCCCGTTAATATTACCTCACCGGGTCCAGTGCCAATACGTCTGGCAATCGGACGCATGCGCATACATCGTGATAAAAATGGCATTGTCAATATACAACCAATAG AAACTGGTCTAAATGAGGCAGCTACTATAAACTACCCACTAACAGCTGCCGCACTAACACCACGCGATCGCGAACGAGATCGCGAAATACTCTCCATGCAGCTGGTCATGCAGCAGCTCAAAATGGATAATGAAAATTTGCGTAAGCAACTTGTAAATGCGAAAGAAAATGCCGATACGTACAG ACAAAAGTGCAAACAGGAGAACGACGTGCTGCGCTCGTATCTGAAAGCGGCACAAGACGATATAACCATATTATTAGAGGAGAAAAAGGCTTTACTCGACACGATACGTTCGCTGCAG GTTCAACTGACATCATCgaatataaatagaaaaagcGATGGCAACAGGTAG